One genomic region from bacterium encodes:
- a CDS encoding C25 family cysteine peptidase, with translation MSRFFMLCLCIWIAFASLTAFASEAPVVPLGTLDVEHSEANLTVSRTSPELTAISLSSPVVITQDQIVDYQSYKVFGIRGELSTTVEGSPTLPQVTRFYRIANTGGADVVITNSDYDVMDNISSFPVQPEEPGFGTVVRDEAVYSKDGWYPANVVEMSDPMIMRDFRIVRVTLYPVQVNPVTHQARIYRNLSVNVVANNHPGLNELVNPHRPSGAWASRYRALIANLDESALDDATTTPGSYLIIASTNATVAPFVDSLALWKTRKGYKVVVDARAAWTSSAMITQIRSDYQNWDPPLEYVALMGDPSAAFGVPTDGSNYDHSFGLGNTGDDIEDIGVGRLSGNTGLQMTIINAKIMAYERDPYMADTTWYHKAFLYAGVGNSCAGNYILMNWGQQQFRETTRVNNATVLTTSGSVDNTTVTTQVNGGVGYFIWRGSWVGQMASGLAASTTPGNRLPVTFTVTCGTGDFGSGTSISEEWLVAGNSATDLRGGVCGIGTATLNTHNPENTCLASGLLYNITDLGVEAIGDALAGAKAQLYYTYGSQADPYGGTLAGNFTRYCNLMGEPSLSMWTDAPKVLAVTHPTSLNVGARSVDVTVRRQGDNAPVQDALVVLWKRGTDSTWVRGTTDLQGHITLPVNVRQTGSMYLTVTKRNHKPYLYTINCAQAAVNPMLCTWTVDDDNTGGTQGNGNHLMNPGETIDLPTYIRNFGSSGTATGVSATLTSDHAGVTVTSATSSYANIAAGDSALGATPFRIHVASDLQNDVQVLLTVTTTSSAGQTVGVIPLTCAAPEAWYQRQHLSTNFDPGTNVNVQVVVKNRGTVAMTGVNAHLVSGSSMVTASDADAYFGDIAAGALDSNTTDVLTLYSNPLTFRGHQAPMTLILTSSNGFVDTTSFVVSVGTATAADPTGPDAYGYFAYDNTDLTYDLHPTYNYVDISSTGTNLNIADPGDKTTPTPVYSAVVHLPFSFKFYGRVYDSLTVCSNGWCAFGDQSWYDGFRNYAIPAMQAPDAMIGPYWDDLRTSNSGEGVWVRNDATNHRYIVQWKAGVGANYSTPLDFEVILYDTTYAPTATGDGKILVQYNQVTMNVANQYNDEAPGCTIGIQKPGNTQGLQYAYENVYSSGGATVQNGRAILFTTEGLGAAPAALTLLSPEANTVWYQNTSNTVSWYGGNHTDHVRIELSRSGNSGPWETVTASTPNNGVFAFTPSGPVSSNCFAKISSVETPTDTDLSDGAFIIASLRLTSPNGGEVWAVDSAATITWQGGSPSSTIRVELSRAGVTGPWLLLNAAAPNTGQYTVTVPAGTSANCYVRLTSSGDATDTDVSDNSFTIEQIQSVYFDNFENGAGSWSHNTVAPWRDNWNLSTERAYSGTTSWKCGDTGTGNYLDSCDARLTSPVIANLPQNATLSFMYQIQSEVSGQYPDSAYDGGVLELSDNGGPFNPVTPAAGYTRIFRYMAGLTTPYTGPMPGRFCWAEATANMPWTQVQLDLSGYAGHSIQLRWRFGSDRATGSEGWYVDDVAILAPVVAPPEPLVPINATCYPSGNDIILRWDADGNVAYRIYSSLNASGPYDTLEGSTTATAFTIVNGASAARRFYVVVGWDGQ, from the coding sequence ATGAGTCGGTTTTTCATGCTGTGTCTCTGTATCTGGATCGCCTTCGCATCGTTGACGGCATTCGCCAGCGAAGCACCGGTGGTTCCCCTCGGAACTCTCGACGTTGAACACTCTGAAGCAAATCTGACGGTCTCCCGCACTTCACCTGAACTCACCGCGATTTCTTTGAGTTCGCCGGTCGTGATCACACAAGACCAGATTGTGGACTATCAGTCCTATAAGGTCTTCGGCATTCGCGGAGAGCTTTCCACGACGGTGGAAGGCAGCCCGACGCTGCCGCAGGTCACACGATTCTACCGCATCGCGAATACGGGCGGCGCCGATGTGGTCATCACGAATTCCGACTACGACGTGATGGATAATATCTCGTCATTTCCGGTGCAGCCGGAGGAACCCGGTTTCGGTACGGTCGTACGCGACGAAGCCGTATACAGCAAAGACGGCTGGTACCCGGCGAACGTCGTGGAGATGAGTGATCCGATGATTATGCGCGATTTCCGCATTGTCCGCGTTACGCTTTATCCGGTGCAGGTCAATCCGGTCACGCATCAGGCGCGCATCTACCGCAATCTGAGCGTAAACGTCGTTGCCAACAACCATCCCGGACTCAATGAATTAGTGAATCCTCACCGGCCCTCGGGCGCCTGGGCGTCACGATACCGGGCTCTGATCGCCAATCTCGACGAGAGCGCGCTGGACGATGCGACCACCACGCCCGGCAGCTACCTGATCATCGCGAGCACCAATGCCACGGTGGCTCCGTTTGTGGACAGTCTGGCTCTGTGGAAAACACGCAAGGGCTATAAGGTCGTCGTGGATGCGCGCGCCGCCTGGACCTCCAGCGCGATGATCACGCAGATCCGCAGCGATTACCAGAACTGGGATCCGCCGCTGGAATATGTCGCGTTGATGGGCGATCCATCCGCGGCATTCGGCGTTCCGACCGACGGCAGCAATTATGACCACTCCTTCGGCCTCGGCAACACGGGCGATGATATCGAAGACATCGGCGTGGGACGTCTCAGCGGCAATACCGGCCTGCAGATGACCATCATCAACGCCAAGATTATGGCGTATGAGCGTGATCCCTACATGGCGGACACTACGTGGTATCATAAGGCTTTCCTGTACGCCGGCGTCGGCAACAGTTGCGCCGGAAATTACATTCTGATGAATTGGGGTCAGCAACAGTTCCGCGAAACCACACGCGTCAACAACGCGACGGTTCTGACCACCTCCGGCAGCGTGGATAACACCACGGTGACCACGCAGGTGAACGGCGGCGTAGGCTATTTCATCTGGCGCGGCAGTTGGGTCGGGCAGATGGCCAGCGGTCTGGCCGCGAGCACCACACCGGGCAATCGACTTCCGGTGACGTTCACGGTGACCTGCGGCACAGGCGACTTCGGCAGCGGCACATCTATCTCTGAAGAGTGGCTGGTGGCGGGCAACTCCGCGACCGATTTGCGCGGCGGCGTCTGCGGCATTGGCACGGCCACCCTGAATACCCACAATCCCGAGAATACCTGCCTTGCCAGCGGCCTGCTCTACAATATTACCGACTTGGGCGTCGAGGCCATTGGTGACGCGCTGGCCGGAGCCAAAGCGCAGCTCTATTATACCTACGGCAGCCAGGCCGACCCCTATGGCGGCACGCTGGCCGGAAACTTTACCCGCTATTGCAACCTGATGGGCGAGCCGAGCCTTTCGATGTGGACGGACGCTCCCAAGGTCTTAGCGGTTACCCATCCGACCTCGCTGAATGTCGGCGCGCGCTCGGTGGATGTCACAGTGCGACGCCAAGGGGACAACGCGCCGGTACAGGACGCCCTGGTGGTGTTGTGGAAACGCGGCACGGATTCGACGTGGGTGCGCGGCACAACCGACCTGCAGGGACATATCACCCTCCCGGTGAATGTGCGCCAGACCGGCAGCATGTATTTGACGGTGACCAAACGCAATCACAAGCCGTACCTGTACACCATCAACTGTGCTCAGGCGGCAGTTAATCCGATGCTGTGCACATGGACGGTGGATGATGACAACACCGGCGGCACGCAGGGCAACGGCAATCACCTGATGAACCCGGGCGAGACCATCGACCTGCCGACCTACATTCGCAATTTCGGCAGCAGCGGCACGGCCACAGGCGTCTCGGCGACCTTGACCAGTGACCACGCCGGCGTGACGGTAACCAGTGCCACATCTTCGTATGCCAATATTGCCGCGGGCGACTCGGCGCTCGGCGCTACCCCGTTCCGGATCCACGTCGCTTCGGACTTACAAAACGACGTTCAGGTTCTGCTTACCGTGACGACCACGTCATCTGCCGGGCAGACGGTTGGCGTAATCCCGTTGACTTGTGCGGCTCCCGAAGCATGGTACCAGCGCCAGCATCTTTCCACCAACTTTGATCCCGGCACGAACGTCAATGTGCAGGTGGTCGTGAAGAATCGCGGGACGGTGGCCATGACCGGAGTCAATGCGCACCTCGTGTCGGGGAGTTCCATGGTCACCGCCAGCGATGCCGACGCCTATTTCGGCGACATTGCGGCGGGAGCACTGGATTCCAACACCACGGACGTGTTGACGCTCTATTCCAATCCATTGACCTTCCGCGGCCATCAGGCCCCGATGACTTTGATTCTGACGTCATCCAACGGCTTTGTGGACACCACATCCTTTGTTGTCAGTGTCGGCACGGCGACCGCGGCGGACCCGACCGGACCCGATGCCTACGGCTATTTTGCCTATGACAATACGGATCTGACCTACGATCTGCACCCGACGTACAACTACGTGGACATCTCGTCGACCGGAACGAACCTGAACATCGCCGATCCGGGCGACAAGACCACGCCGACGCCGGTTTACTCCGCCGTGGTACATCTGCCCTTCAGCTTCAAATTCTACGGCCGGGTCTACGATTCACTGACGGTCTGCTCCAACGGCTGGTGCGCCTTCGGCGATCAGTCCTGGTACGACGGCTTCCGCAACTACGCAATTCCGGCGATGCAGGCTCCCGATGCCATGATTGGCCCGTATTGGGACGATCTGCGCACGAGCAACAGCGGCGAAGGAGTGTGGGTGCGCAATGACGCGACCAATCATCGCTACATCGTTCAGTGGAAAGCCGGCGTCGGCGCGAACTATTCGACCCCGCTGGACTTTGAAGTGATCCTCTACGATACGACGTATGCTCCGACCGCGACGGGCGACGGCAAGATTCTCGTGCAGTACAATCAGGTGACAATGAACGTCGCGAACCAGTACAACGACGAAGCGCCGGGCTGCACCATCGGCATTCAAAAGCCGGGAAACACACAGGGACTACAGTACGCCTACGAGAACGTCTATTCGAGCGGCGGCGCCACCGTGCAAAATGGCCGTGCGATTCTGTTTACGACGGAAGGCCTGGGCGCCGCACCGGCGGCCCTGACCTTGCTCTCGCCTGAAGCCAACACGGTCTGGTATCAGAACACGTCCAATACCGTTTCATGGTACGGCGGAAATCACACCGACCATGTGCGCATCGAACTTTCCCGCAGCGGAAACTCCGGCCCGTGGGAGACCGTCACCGCATCCACTCCCAACAACGGCGTGTTTGCCTTCACCCCGAGCGGACCGGTGTCTTCCAACTGCTTCGCGAAAATTTCGTCGGTAGAAACCCCGACCGATACCGATCTTTCGGATGGCGCGTTCATTATCGCTTCGCTGCGCTTAACCAGCCCCAACGGCGGCGAAGTGTGGGCAGTGGACAGTGCGGCGACCATCACATGGCAGGGCGGCTCGCCTTCCTCGACGATTCGCGTAGAGCTGTCCCGCGCGGGAGTCACGGGTCCGTGGCTGCTGCTGAACGCGGCCGCGCCGAACACCGGACAATATACCGTAACCGTACCGGCGGGCACGTCGGCCAACTGCTATGTGCGGCTGACGTCTTCAGGTGACGCGACGGACACGGATGTCTCGGACAACAGCTTCACCATTGAGCAGATTCAGTCTGTCTACTTCGACAACTTCGAAAACGGCGCGGGCAGTTGGAGCCACAATACGGTGGCCCCGTGGCGTGACAACTGGAACCTCTCGACGGAGCGGGCTTACAGCGGTACCACCTCATGGAAGTGCGGCGACACGGGCACGGGCAACTATCTCGATTCCTGCGATGCAAGGCTGACGTCCCCGGTAATTGCCAATCTGCCTCAGAACGCTACTCTGAGTTTCATGTATCAGATCCAGTCTGAAGTCTCGGGCCAGTATCCGGATTCCGCTTACGACGGTGGCGTGCTGGAACTCTCCGATAACGGCGGCCCCTTCAACCCCGTGACGCCTGCGGCAGGGTATACCCGGATATTCCGCTACATGGCGGGTCTGACGACGCCGTATACGGGACCGATGCCCGGACGTTTCTGCTGGGCCGAGGCCACGGCGAACATGCCATGGACGCAGGTGCAGTTGGATCTGTCCGGCTATGCGGGACATTCTATTCAATTGCGGTGGCGCTTCGGCAGCGACCGGGCCACCGGCTCGGAAGGCTGGTACGTGGACGATGTGGCGATCTTAGCCCCTGTCGTCGCTCCACCGGAGCCGCTCGTCCCCATCAACGCGACCTGCTATCCCTCCGGAAACGACATTATTCTCCGCTGGGATGCGGACGGCAACGTGGCATACCGCATTTACAGCTCGCTGAACGCGTCCGGTCCGTACGATACGCTGGAAGGAAGCACGACGGCCACGGCCTTCACGATTGTCAACGGTGCTTCCGCCGCAAGGAGATTCTATGTGGTCGTTGGATGGGACGGCCAGTAA
- a CDS encoding PAS domain S-box protein yields MAEEATMSAEILEELEALRRRLMELEEMEVMRVTEEQERFDSLQVLDEYARQLEESRDKLARLLRAGTDVQAAKTVKEALQRIAAAVGQAGWGSVSVTLFENWDIVQSAYFGCSESDIEFLESHRRPPRERARFYGPEVERFKISRSYFVSADSLQEVVSPEQVVPGRRTVQPGDTWDPMDLAYVPLYGSQGQVIGSINCDDPVDGRRPNAETFFYLELFSDLAARKVETTQLIEQQRRIEQALRQSEQKYRTIFNRSGDGYFILNDDFRDCNSKACELWNCSLEDVIGHSPAEFSPEYQPGGRSSLEASRDYVEKAKSGEPQFFYWQHRRKDGILLDCEVSLAPIEVDDAPMVLAIVRDITQRKRAETERETILRVLQIANSAADREEMISRIFAEIGRVIPVENYYLALYDDLTDTLSFPHFVDAKDSPPPPMPLGYGLTAWIVRHQQPLRLGVKEFGVMLRSGEIECCGTPPLSWLGVPLVSQSRPIGALVVQSYGMEGLFDASHESVLAAVAAQIATIIERKRVEEERQTMASLVENSSDCIAMYGADGQLIYTNDAGLSLAGMTSHTDTQHLNIMDFFAGENRGMADKALEATILEGHWEGELELHQCDSGDSIPVQVHTFLIRQPGTDDNPAVGAVVRDLREHKRAEAALRESEERYRQLVELSTDAIAIYQDGLVVYANRGAARLLGAADPSELCGTRALSVIHPDCRAHVLDRIRKLSPESPEDPPAEEKFIRLDRTVVDVDVAATFTRYNGRDAVQVVCRDITQRKQEHMELLMFRKAVERSGDAMFMTDVQGVITFINDAFTRVYGYAREDVVNKTTPRILKSGYMDAAAYEYFWHTITNKQVMKGELTNRTKDGRLLAIEGSANPILDDQEAILGYLAIQRDISERKQAEKLLKESEENLRWLVENVDEPIAVLDLDETFVFANPATGRLLGVNAPDLIHRSFGDFLDAASFEFVKAQTELRHEGVRNRYDLTVHRPDGTAAKVKVTATPQFDSDGRLRNVVTALKIESRA; encoded by the coding sequence ATGGCTGAAGAAGCCACGATGAGTGCGGAAATACTGGAAGAACTCGAGGCACTCCGACGAAGGCTCATGGAGCTGGAGGAGATGGAGGTGATGCGGGTCACCGAGGAGCAGGAGCGGTTCGACTCGCTGCAGGTCCTTGATGAGTATGCCCGCCAGCTCGAGGAGTCGCGCGACAAGTTGGCTCGATTACTTCGCGCCGGCACAGATGTGCAGGCGGCGAAGACCGTCAAGGAAGCACTCCAGAGAATCGCCGCTGCCGTGGGTCAGGCTGGATGGGGCTCCGTCTCCGTCACCCTGTTTGAAAATTGGGACATCGTGCAGTCCGCCTATTTCGGCTGCTCAGAAAGTGATATTGAATTTCTGGAGTCGCATCGCCGCCCCCCGCGGGAACGTGCCCGTTTCTATGGGCCCGAGGTCGAACGCTTCAAGATCAGCCGCTCCTACTTTGTCTCCGCCGATAGCCTGCAGGAGGTGGTCTCGCCCGAACAGGTGGTGCCGGGACGGCGCACCGTTCAACCCGGAGACACATGGGATCCTATGGATCTCGCATACGTCCCGTTGTACGGCAGCCAGGGGCAAGTGATCGGCAGTATCAATTGTGATGACCCCGTCGATGGCCGTCGGCCCAATGCCGAGACCTTCTTCTATCTTGAACTGTTTTCCGACCTCGCGGCTCGTAAGGTGGAGACGACCCAGCTCATCGAGCAGCAGCGCCGCATCGAGCAGGCATTGCGGCAGAGCGAGCAGAAGTACCGCACCATTTTCAACCGCTCCGGCGACGGTTACTTTATCCTCAATGATGATTTTCGCGATTGCAACAGCAAGGCGTGCGAACTCTGGAATTGCTCGCTCGAAGATGTGATCGGTCATAGTCCCGCCGAGTTTTCGCCCGAATATCAGCCGGGTGGACGGAGTTCGCTGGAGGCAAGCCGCGACTATGTGGAGAAGGCCAAAAGCGGTGAACCACAGTTTTTCTACTGGCAGCATCGGCGCAAAGACGGCATACTGCTGGACTGCGAAGTCTCCCTTGCGCCAATCGAAGTGGATGACGCGCCCATGGTACTGGCCATCGTGCGAGACATTACCCAGCGCAAACGGGCCGAAACCGAGCGCGAAACCATTCTGCGCGTCCTTCAGATCGCCAACTCTGCGGCGGACCGCGAGGAGATGATCAGCCGGATCTTTGCGGAGATCGGCCGGGTCATTCCCGTTGAAAATTACTATCTGGCTCTCTATGACGATTTGACAGACACTCTGAGCTTTCCGCATTTTGTGGATGCGAAGGACTCGCCGCCGCCTCCTATGCCGCTGGGCTACGGGCTCACGGCGTGGATCGTCCGGCACCAGCAGCCGCTACGCCTCGGTGTCAAAGAATTCGGCGTCATGCTGCGGTCGGGCGAAATCGAATGCTGCGGCACTCCGCCGCTTTCCTGGCTCGGCGTCCCCTTGGTCAGCCAGTCCCGACCCATAGGTGCGCTGGTGGTACAGAGCTATGGGATGGAGGGTCTGTTTGACGCGAGCCACGAAAGCGTGCTCGCGGCTGTCGCCGCCCAAATCGCCACCATTATCGAGCGCAAGCGTGTCGAAGAGGAACGGCAGACCATGGCCTCGCTCGTCGAGAACAGCTCGGATTGCATCGCCATGTATGGCGCGGACGGACAGTTGATCTATACTAATGATGCGGGACTCAGTCTGGCCGGAATGACGTCGCATACCGATACCCAGCACCTGAACATCATGGATTTCTTCGCGGGAGAGAACCGTGGGATGGCGGACAAGGCGCTGGAGGCGACGATTCTTGAAGGGCATTGGGAAGGTGAACTCGAATTACACCAGTGCGACAGCGGTGACAGCATTCCTGTTCAGGTTCATACTTTCCTGATTCGACAGCCCGGAACGGATGACAATCCTGCTGTGGGAGCCGTAGTGCGCGATCTGCGGGAGCACAAGCGAGCAGAGGCGGCGCTGCGTGAAAGCGAAGAACGCTATCGCCAACTGGTTGAACTCTCCACCGATGCCATCGCCATTTATCAGGATGGCCTTGTCGTCTACGCCAACCGCGGAGCAGCCAGATTGCTGGGTGCCGCCGATCCATCAGAGCTTTGCGGCACGCGCGCACTAAGCGTCATTCATCCGGATTGCCGCGCACATGTTCTGGATCGTATTCGGAAACTGAGCCCCGAAAGCCCCGAGGATCCCCCCGCTGAAGAGAAATTCATCCGCCTCGACCGGACGGTCGTGGATGTCGATGTCGCCGCCACGTTCACACGCTATAATGGGCGCGACGCCGTGCAGGTGGTTTGCCGCGATATTACGCAGCGCAAGCAGGAGCACATGGAGTTATTGATGTTCCGCAAGGCCGTGGAGCGGTCGGGTGACGCCATGTTCATGACGGACGTTCAGGGAGTCATCACCTTCATCAATGATGCCTTCACAAGGGTGTACGGCTATGCGCGGGAAGATGTTGTGAACAAGACGACGCCGCGCATCCTCAAAAGCGGCTATATGGATGCTGCCGCCTATGAGTACTTCTGGCATACGATTACCAACAAGCAGGTGATGAAGGGCGAATTGACGAACAGGACGAAAGACGGGCGTCTCCTGGCTATCGAGGGGTCCGCCAATCCGATCCTCGACGATCAGGAGGCCATTCTCGGTTACCTGGCGATTCAGCGGGACATTTCCGAGCGGAAGCAGGCGGAGAAACTGCTCAAAGAGAGTGAGGAGAATCTGCGCTGGCTGGTGGAGAATGTCGACGAGCCGATAGCTGTGCTGGATCTCGACGAGACATTTGTGTTCGCCAATCCCGCTACGGGCAGGCTCTTGGGTGTGAACGCTCCGGATCTGATCCATCGTAGCTTTGGGGACTTTCTGGATGCGGCGTCCTTCGAATTTGTCAAGGCTCAAACCGAGCTTCGACACGAAGGAGTCCGCAACCGCTACGACCTGACCGTTCATCGGCCAGATGGGACAGCGGCGAAAGTCAAAGTCACCGCAACCCCACAATTCGACAGCGATGGGCGACTGCGCAATGTGGTCACCGCCCTCAAAATCGAGTCGCGTGCATAA